A region from the Ammospiza nelsoni isolate bAmmNel1 chromosome 1, bAmmNel1.pri, whole genome shotgun sequence genome encodes:
- the ARF1 gene encoding ADP-ribosylation factor 1, with protein sequence MGNIFANLFKGLFGKKEMRILMVGLDAAGKTTILYKLKLGEIVTTIPTIGFNVETVEYKNISFTVWDVGGQDKIRPLWRHYFQNTQGLIFVVDSNDRERVNEAREELMRMLAEDELRDAVLLVFANKQDLPNAMNAAEITDKLGLHSLRHRNWYIQATCATSGDGLYEGLDWLSNQLRNQK encoded by the exons atgggaaatatttttgctaACCTCTTCAAAGGCCTTTTTGGCAAAAAAGAAATGCGGATCCTCATGGTTGGCCTGGATGCTGCAGGAAAGACAACTATTCTATACAAACTTAAACTTGGTGAAATAGTAACTACTATTCCTACTATAG GTTTCAATGTGGAAACAGTAGAATACAAGAACATCAGCTTCACAGTGTGGGACGTGGGCGGTCAGGACAAGATCAGGCCCCTGTGGCGCCACTACTTCCAGAACACACAAG GTCTGATTTTTGTGGTTGACAGCAATGACAGAGAACGTGTGAACGAGGCCAGAGAAGAGCTTATGAGAATGTTGGCAGAAGATGAGCTCAGAGATGCTGTTTTATTAGTGTTTGCTAACAAACAG GACCTGCCCAACGCCATGAATGCAGCAGAAATCACAGACAAACTGGGACTGCATTCCCTCCGTCACAGGAACTGGTACATCCAGGCCACCTGTGCCACCAGCGGAGACGGTCTCTATGAAGGACTGGACTGGTTGTCCAATCAGCTCAGAAACCAGAAATGA
- the C1H1orf35 gene encoding multiple myeloma tumor-associated protein 2 has translation MSPAPSESPAGCGPTMFGSSRGGVRGGQDQFSWEDVKTDKQRENYLGNSLMAPVGRWQKGKDLTWYAKGKKDTGPPLSREEELAAVRLAEQEAMMAALGYKSLKRQPTGLSKEDLAEVCKRDGGERDEKDVDRVVGLGSSSGSAGRVMLSKEDREAAKMGLSVFTHQRVSSSPETSVSKKKQEKEEKVEEKRPESSKKSKKEKKKEKKNKKKKKHKKEKKKDKEKHSKKDAAPSSSDSSPDRDKRHHRGKSPQHGRRRHHTESGTESSSSGSDRSRSRSRSRSRSPARRRSRSRSRSRSRDGRGRHPSPRRKGRRRSSTRSPPARGLRQRHDTDSEG, from the exons AT GTCTCCAGCACCCTCCGAATCCCCTGCAGGGTGCGGCCCCACCATGTTCGGCTCCTCCCGGGGCGGGGTCCGGGGGGGCCAGGACCAGTTCAGCTGGGAGGATGTCAAGACAGACAAACAGCGTGAGAATTACCTGG GGAACTCCCTGATGGCGCCGGTGGGGCGGTGGCAGAAGGGCAAGGACCTGACCTGGTATGCCAAGGGCAAGAAGGACACGGGGCCCCCGTTATCCCGCGaggaggagctggctgcagtgCGCCTGGCCGAGCAGGAGGCCATGATGGCAGCACT GGGCTACAAGAGCTTGAAGAGGCAGCCCACGGGCCTCAGCAAAGAG GACCTGGCTGAGGTGTGCAAGAGGGACGGCGGCGAGCGGGACGAGAAGGACGTGGATCGggtggtggggctgggcagctccag tggcagtgctggcagggtgATGCTCTCCAAGGAGGACAGAGAGGCTGCCAAGATGGGGCTCTCGGTCTTCACG CACCAGAGAGTCTCCAGCAGCCCAGAGACATCTGTCTCCAAGaagaagcaggaaaaggaggagaaggtggaGGAGAAACG ACCTGAGAGCagcaaaaaatccaaaaaggagaagaagaaggagaaaaagaacaagaaaaagaagaaacacaagaaggagaagaagaaggacaaggagaagCATTCCAAGAAGGATGCTGCCCCATCATCCTCGGATTCTTCCCCGGATCGGGATAAGAG GCACCACCGCGGGAAATCGCCGCAGCACGGCCGGCGACGGCACCACACGGAATCCGGCACGGAATCCTCGAGCAGCGGCAGCGAccggagccggagccggagccggagccggagccggagcCCCGCCCGGCGGCGCAGccggagcaggagcaggagccggAGCAGGGACGGCCGCGGCCGCCACCCGTCCCCGcggaggaagggcaggaggaggagcagcacccGCTCCCCCCCGGCCCGCGGGCTCCGGCAGCGCCACGACACCGACTCGGAGGGCTGA
- the MRPL55 gene encoding large ribosomal subunit protein mL55, which translates to MAASGALSALRLLARCRPPLCACSRSNSNRAAIGHLQRQRYGRLYPMLLVSTDGSTVRLRYGEPKRILMMPLDSNTLPEAERKARLRRQFPSKPKAKEEETFEGIDLDTYKKFWKK; encoded by the exons ATGGCGGCCAGCGGTGCGCTGAG TGCCCTGCGCCTCCTGGCCCGGTGCCGGCCGCcgctctgtgcctgcagccgCAGCAATTCCAACCGCGCGGCCATCGGGCACCTGCAGCGGCAGCGCTACGGCCGCCTGTACCCCATGCTGCTCGTCAGCACCGACGGCTCCACCGTGCGCCTGCGCTACGGAGAGCCCAAGAGGATCCTCATG atGCCCCTGGACAGCAACACGCTGCCCGAAGCCGAGCGCAAGGCTCGTCTGCGCCGGCAATTCCCCAGCAAGCCTAAGGCCAAGGAGGAGGAAACCTTCGAGGGCATCGACCTGGACACCTACAAGAAGTTCTGGAAGAAGTGA